In Erigeron canadensis isolate Cc75 chromosome 1, C_canadensis_v1, whole genome shotgun sequence, a single window of DNA contains:
- the LOC122605282 gene encoding flavin-containing monooxygenase FMO GS-OX5-like → MPDSLNVAVIGAGISGLVTARELLRENHRVSVFEKSSKVGGTWVYDPQFESDNNNVHHLDPNRSIVHSSIYSSLRTNLPRPLMSFSDFSFEDKTYGDPRLFPGHQEVLMFVQDFADKFGVTGVIRFSSEVIRVEPKDNGYAVEWQMIEVGSVEEELFDAVVVCNGHHTEPRLANDIPGIKKWSGKQVHSHNYRVPEPYRDQIVVVIGSGPSALDISREIATVAKEVHLSSRSSNVKVSMWDGYTNMWQHQKIYQVIDDGTVVFQDEDSVQADAILHCTGYKFHFPFLRTNNMVHVDDNRVGPLYKHVFSPQLAPRLSFVGITYNQGVLFQLFELQSKWVALVLSAKILLPPRDEMLADVDKYYHEMMENGIPMHYTHSLSFQFGYVDWLASQVGLRVEDRLKKICRNLIEHFIADPNGFRETFVL, encoded by the exons ATGCCAGATTCTCTTAACGTTGCCGTAATTGGAGCCGGCATCTCCGGGCTGGTCACTGCCCGTGAGCTTCTCAGAGAGAACCACCGAGTCAGTGTCTTTGAAAAATCAAGCAAAGTCGGTGGAACCTGGGTCTACGACCCCCAGTTTGAGTCAGACAACAATAATGTTCATCACCTCGACCCAAACCGATCCATTGTTCACAGCAGCATCTACTCATCTCTGCGTACAAATCTGCCACGCCCACTAATGAGCTTCTCGGATTTCTCCTTCGAAGACAAAACATACGGTGATCCCAGGTTGTTCCCTGGCCATCAAGAGGTTTTAATGTTTGTTCAGGATTTTGCTGACAAATTTGGAGTTACTGGGGTTATTCGGTTTAGCTCGGAAGTTATCCGAGTTGAGCCAAAGGATAACGGATATGCGGTGGAGTGGCAAATGATTGAGGTTGGTTCGGTTGAGGAAGAGCTGTTTGATGCGGTGGTTGTTTGTAATGGTCACCATACCGAACCTCGACTTGCCAATGATATTCCTG GTATTAAGAAATGGTCCGGGAAACAAGTTCATAGCCACAACTATCGTGTTCCTGAACCTTATCGAGATCAA ATAGTGGTTGTGATTGGTAGCGGGCCTAGTGCGCTTGATATATCTCGAGAAATAGCAACAGTTGCCAAAGAGGTTCATCTTTCGTCAAGATCTTCAAACGTCAAGGTCTCGATGTGGGATGGTTACACAAATATGTGGCAGCATCAAAAG ATATATCAAGTTATTGATGATGGAACGGTGGTGTTCCAAGATGAAGATTCTGTTCAAGCGGATGCTATCTTACATTGCACTGG GTATAAGTTCCATTTTCCCTTTCTAAGAACAAACAACATGGTACATGTTGACGACAATCGTGTTGGGCCTCTATACAAACATGTGTTCTCTCCTCAACTCGCTCCCCGACTCTCTTTTGTTGGAATAACCTATA ATCAAGGGGTTCTATTTCAATTATTTGAGTTGCAATCAAAGTGGGTTGCACTCGTGTTGTCTGCGAAGATATTGTTGCCACCACGAGACGAGATGCTGGCTGATGTTGATAAATACTACCACGAAATGATGGAAAATGGGATCCCCATGCACTACACTCATTCACTAAGTTTCCAG TTTGGATATGTAGACTGGTTAGCTTCTCAAGTAGGATTGAGAGTGGAAGATCGACTTAAGAAGATCTGTAGGAACCTTATTGAGCATTTCATTGCTGATCCTAATGGGTTCAGAGAAACATTTGTGTTATGA